The Mangifera indica cultivar Alphonso unplaced genomic scaffold, CATAS_Mindica_2.1 Un_0013, whole genome shotgun sequence genome contains the following window.
ATCTCATATCGGCCAATATATCTTGGGCTTAATTTACCTCGTTTTCCAAATCTTAATATACCTTTCCAAGGTAAAACTCATAGAAACACCCTTTCACCCGCTTAGAACTTTAATTCTCTCCTGTGCTTATCAACATAACTTTTTTGCTTATCTTGAGCTACTTTAGCCTTTTTCGAATAAGACAAATCATTTCATTAGTATCTTGCACAATCTCAAGGCTTAGTAATACTTTCTCACTTATTTCATTCCAACAcattagatttttgaatttcCTAGCATACAAGGCTTTATATGGAGGCATTCCAATGCTACtttaataactattattataggcAAATTCTGCTAAAGGCAAGTAATTATGACAACTTCCCCTTAACTCCATAAGGTAAGCCCTTAACATATCTTTTAATGTTTGGATAGTTCATTTTGACTGCCCATTAGTTTAAGGGTGAAAGGTTGTGCTGAATTTAAACTTTATaccaaaaaaattttgtaaacttaGCCAAAATCCAGAAGTAAACCTAAGATCTTTGTCTAATACTATAGATAATGGAGCACTATAAAGGCATACAATCTCTGCTACATAAATACTTGCCAACTTATCAAGTGGGTGTATGGCTTTGACTAGAAGGAAGTGGGCTAACTTTGTTAGGCGATCCATAATGACTTAAATGTTATCATGCCCATTCTTTGTCCAAGGAAAACTTAACACAAAATTTATGGTAATATGCTTTTATTTCCATTGAGGAATAGGAAACGGTTACAAAAGTCTAGTTAGTCTTTGATGTTTAGCTTTTAACTTGCTAGCATGCTAAGCATCTAGAAAAAAATCTCGTGATCTCTTTTTCCATTCCTTGCCACCATAATGATCCCTCAAGGTATGATAAATCTTAGTACTACCTAGATGTAAGTCATAGGTTGATGCATGAACCTCTTCTAAAATTTCCTTTTCTAACTCCTTGTGATTTGGTATCATCTTTTACTATAAAATCTACTTGCAGTCCGTTActtcattcttcaacttcatcagATAAGGGTTTAAATGTTGcatttcataaatttgattgattaagaTAGGTTAAATTTGAAGGATGGTTATTAATATTCTTGAATTAGAGACTTGCCAATGTTACAGATATTAGAAGTTTTTATCTCATGCTTCTTGAGTGAATTAGAGGCATAAGCTATCACCTTCCCATGTTATATCAATACAAAACTTAAATCTTATTTGGATGTATCACTATATACCACAAATTTATTTGTACCTGAAGGTAAGGTAAGTATAAGGGCTCAAGTCAATCttattttcaacttttgaaaaCATCATTCAAATTCATCATCCTATTCAAACGTTACATCTTTCTGAGTTAGTCTAGTTAACGGTgctgttattttaaaaaaatccttcaaCAAATCTTCGATAATACCCAACAAGATCGAGAAAACTTCTAATATCTATAACATTGGTAGGTTTCTCCCATTTCAAAACTCTTTTCACTTTATATGGGTCAACATAGACATGATCTATTGAAATGACATGTCCCAAAAATGCAACTTTGTCTAGCCAAAATTGGCACTTATTGAATTTAGTATAAAATGGTTTGTCTTATAAAGTTTATAGGATCATTCTAAGGTGTTCTTCATGCTCTATCTTGTTTTGAGAATAaaccaaaatatcatcaataaataccactacAAATCAATCTAAGAAGGAGTGAAACACTTTATTCATCAAATCCGTAAATGATTCTAGTGCATTAGttaatccaaagggcatcaccaaTAACTCATAATGTTTATAATGAGTTTTGAAAGCAGTTTTTGAAACATCTGACTCTTTAATCTCTAGTTGATTGTATCTTGAGtgcaattttattttagggAAAACTTTAACACCTTGTAACTGATTGAACAAAGATGAAATCTGAGGCAGTGGGTACTTGTTACAAATTGTCACTTTATTTAATTGTCTACAATCAATGCATAATCTAAAagttccatttttcttcttaacaaATAACACTAGTACTCCCCATGGAGATATGTTAGGCTTGATAAATGCCTTCTTCACTTGCTCTTGCAATTGTACCTTTAATTCTTTTAGCTCATGAAGAGTCATTTTATAAAAGGCCAATGATATGAGAGTTGTACTAGGAATCAAATCTATTGAAAACTTAATCTCTCTATTAGGTGGTAGCCTAGGTAGATTAATAAGGAATACATCTATGAAATCTCTAACACTGgaatatcttttatctttgattctCTAACTCTAGTGTCCATAACATGTGCTAGATAAGCTTGATATTCCTTTTGAAAAAATTGTCTAGCGACAACCACAAAGATAACACAAGAAGGAATAATGCGACGCTTTCCATAAAAAATGAACTCTGGTTTTCTCGACTCTCTAAAGTTTACTTTTTATGAAAACAATCAATGGTAGTACGGTGATAATCTAACCAATCCATACctaaaatcacatcaaaatctTAGATGTCCAAAAGAATCAAATATGCCTTTAACTTATGGATACCCACCCTTACCATGCTACCCTTATGCATATTCTCTTTTGAAATTGACTCTCCTACAAGAATAATTATCTCTAATTCACATTCCAAGCATTCGAACTCTCTATTGACATACTTAGCAAATgtatatgaaacaaaagaatgagTAGAACCAAGATTAATTAAAGTGAAAGCCTTTCAGTCAAAGATTAGTAACATACCCACAACCATATATGGAGAGGCATATACTCCTTATTGTGTCAGAGTGAAAACATGTGCTTGAGCTTGAGGTCATCTCAATCCTTTATGTCAACCACTGCCACTATAAGTACTATTAGCCTACCCTTGAGTATCCATATTAGACCTTTCCCCAATTTGAGACCTTTGTTGTCTTTGATATTGACCACTATTCCCTTGGAAATTTTGTTTGACTAATCTTTGAGTGACACTCCTACCTTGAAATGGCATAaggcaattttttttaaaatgaccaaattgtCCACAATGATAACAACTCGATGCCCCTCTCTTACATTGTCTTGAATGGAATCTACCATAACTATTACATTGAGAGTATTGACCCGTTCTACCTTGAGGCATGCTTCCCAAGGACCCTTGATTCCAAGTGTTACTACCTATTGATTGTTGTCCTTGAAATTACTTTTGACCCCTTCAAGAACTAGATCTCACACTTTGAAAAGATTCACTTGTTTGCCTAGAAAATTTGCCttcttttttctatattttgtcTTTATGCCCACTTGTTGTCCAACCACTAACCTTTCACTTTTGTCCTTGagattctcttttctttatttctttgaGGCTTCCCTTAACTCTCATGGTTGCCTTCATTGCTGTTTTAATTCGTCTTCAAAGacccttttcaaattttctacatttctctctctctctcttctatAATCAACAGGGCAAATAGAGAGAGCTTAATAACTTTCTTCATCTATTCCTCCATCGACATACTTCCTTGGGTCAGTCTAATAAATTCATTTCTTTTAGCAGCCTAATATACCCTTGAGTAGTGGTGATCTGAGAACTCTTGATAAAAGTTTTCCCAAATTATTATTGTAGAATctctatatttttgttataccATTTTCCACCAATGATATGTTTTACCCTCCAAGAGAAAAGTAATAAACCATAGTTTTTGAGAGTTTGAGCACTCTGTCACCttaaatatatgtttggttctaatTATCCATGACTTTACAATTGTAGGATCTCTAGTCCCATCAAAGGTTTTTGCTTCTAATATCCTTGTATGTTTAATGGTATTGACACTCTCTGGATGCATTGCAATCTGATTTTAAGCCACTCTATTGACTAACTGAGCTAATCTACTGATAATCTGCTCCATATTAATCCTACCATTTGAGGTTCCATATTCAGCTCAACTATTGGTTCAACAAGTGCATTAGGACTATGTGCAACTGAGTCTACAGGTGGTACTTGAGAATCTAGTCCATAGGTGACCGACTCTTCTATTACTTCATCTATGGGCTTATTATCCCTTCTTGCAATTTAAGGAGTTAACAAATCCTTAATAGGTCTCATGCGAGGTTAGTCATGTCTTTTCATGTTAATTTCTACAAGATGCAATTAACttgatttttagaaaaaaaacttatatgCATGCTTCATGAAATGACCTTAAAATCTAAAActcatgctctaataccaagtTGACAAGATCCACCTCGAATCGCTAATCCCATAACCTCCTAAACACACTTATGGGGCTTATAAGGCTAAGGCATATCCTATAAAACTTTTTAAGAATTTCtataacatatatttaacaCTATATTATAACCACTATGGtatgtaattaattaacttaCAAGTTTCTATGCAtactaaaatttgaaacaattacCTAACAGACATCATATagttacaaatatatatttagggAAATATCATATTAAGTAGAGGATTGACATTCGACAACTTGTAATTtgtttactatatatatatttatatatatttaggcATCCCACCAAACAATCATCTGAACTATTTACCACTTCTATTATCTTGAAGAAAAATCTATCATGCCTAAGGGGTGTCCTTACACAAGGAGAGTGGGAGAGAATTGTTATACCCGATATATTGTAATCTCACATGGGTAGAGCACTTAGATCTATCATGGTTGACATGAAATATTGCATAGACATAACACTTAAATCTGTCATACCAAACATGAAATACCACATAGACAGAACACTTAAATTTGTCATACCAGATATGAAATACTGTATAGACAGATAACTTAAATTTGTCATACCTTACATGAGATATTGCTTAGGTAGAGCACAAATCACATTATACACAATAGCCAAGAATATTTGAATGACATAATCTCTTTATACCATATTCATAATAAAGTGAtttactattataatttttgaacaaTAATCATTAACAACCACTACAACCaccatattaaattaattaataaacaactCTACAGTCATCTATAATACCAATTAAGCAATTTCAATCATACACAAGATTGAATTAAACAACTTTCAACTCAACTACAACAcataatatcaattaaattaattttcacaaCTTTCAATTTGTTACCAAACTAAATTTAAGCCACTGTAGTTCACAATTACAcacaacataaattaattaaacattttgaATTGACATAATACACACCACTGAAAGTGGCGTTTACTTTATAGTAACAGTGAGAATAGTAGCAAAAATAGCAAAAAAACCTGAATCAGAAATTCAAGGTTAACAGTAGAACTATGGTTTGTTTCTGAGATATTTTATGAGATCAATGGGGAAACATTTTCATTGAAATGAGAAATTGTGTTTAGTCTGCCTTTTATACTTGATGGCAGCTTACGACTCATGCAATTAACCAATTCACtttggaaaaatataaatattacaatttacaattttGGCCTCAATTTACTTTCGAATACATATTTCCTTACACCTGgaatatgaactttggaaaaataGTCCTTCCAATCCAACCTCTTAACGTCAAATCCAAAACTCAACTGTTCTTCTAAAGACATGGCTTCCCACAATTTGAAGGTATCGCTGCTTTCAAACCTaatcaatatacaaaatttcaagGAAATAACCAATTCactaaaaatcaaataacatgGTCAAACTTCTAAGTTAATTTGTTGAagtaattaatttaaagatCTAACACTATCTAAACATGTAAACTCAAGGATAAAAAGATATCTTACCATTGTGAAGATAAATATGGTTCATACATCTTCATCAAGTCTCTAATTTGCTCTATTTTTTTCTCACgtaattttctttcaagttcTGGAGAAACATTCGTATCTTTTGTGATATTCTCTTTAGAGATAAGTGAGAAGATTTCTTTCGATGAGCTAACAAATTTGACTCTTTTAATCTTCACTTCTTTTCCATTCATGTCCCTGATTGGAGAGGACTTGAAATGTTCATAGAACGTGTCAAATAAGAATTTCATCGTCACTGGATTTACTCTAGAAGACGTAATGTGGTAGATGTTAAGCCCTGGTTTCCTAGTAATTCCATGCTTTGCCATTGTAGAAATAATTGCATTCACAACCATATCAACTGGAACCTGTATTATTAACTCATTTTATAagcattataaaaaatattattgtagtcttaatttatatattcttaagGGAAGACTATtcttgaaatgaaaatttatgaaGAGTAATTTCGAGTTTATTGAAGAAGTatatcaacttttttttctatGATTATTGGATTGTAACCAAAAGgaagtataaattaaaatgcTGATGATTTTAGTGgacattaaattttttcaagcatttcaattttttttttctatgataAAATGAAgtagtgtgtatatatatatatataaaagaagaatCTGGATACTTACTATATCTACGACTGTCTCAGGGTTTATGAAGGCAGGGAGGTAGCCTTTTCCGACAGCCAAAATGAATGGATCAACCATTCTAATGATCATATTCATGAGAGCTGGTTAgtaattctttattaataaaagagtaaTCGAAAGGACACAACTCAAATACTATCCAATTTACATCATGGCAAGGATATAGCagaaatttgagttttgaagtgGTCAAATATAAActactaaatataaataaagtaaaactttTGAAGGAACTACCTGAACCCTTGTATCCATCCAGGGAAAGGCTCTTCAAAAGTGCTTTCAATAATACTTGGACGAACAATAGCAACTGGGATTTCTTCTCTATtcttatcaattattatttctcCCATTGCCTTGCTAAATTCATAAACATTTTTCCACCCGTAACTTCTAGCCCTGTGGAATACAAAACTTTCcatcaattaattatagagaaattaaacccaaaaaatatatCTACAAATTAATTAACGTTTAACATAATTAACAACATCGTATTATTTCACATCATCTTAATTACTTATCTTTGAAGAAGAAAcgacaaaaagaaattatgaacGGAAAAAAAATCTCACTGATGAAGAAAggttaaaacataattaatttaactaaagTAATCACCTTTCTAAAcccatttctttcattttccgAGCTATTTCTTCATCTCCATGAAAAGCAAGATTTGAATCCAAAGCCAACTTCACTTCAGCATCAACATCCAGAGGAGGGTGTAATAATGGTGAGCTTTTGGGGTTGAGAGTCTCTCCGACGTTTTCTATATTAACATATGCTGCACAAGAAAAAGTTGATCAGCCTAGATATATAAACTACATTATTTTGTACTCATAAGCTAGATTTAGTTACCAGTTGATACATGTATGAAACAACAAAGTTTCTTGCACTTCTTTGCAAAATCAAGTACTCGAGATGGCCCTCTTGTGTTTATGTTTACGGCTACATCAAATCTACGTTGAGTAATCCAAgcattagtttatataaaatgaacttGGATATcccaaaaattattaaagatgaGGAGGAACCTCTCATCAAATGTTGTATTGGCTGCTGAATTTATGATTACATCTACCTCTTGTGCTATTTCCATCATTAAATCAGGATCCATACCAAGATTTGATTCACCAATATTTCCCGGAATAGGAACCACCTTACTTAAGAGTCCCTCTTTGCTTCTTAAGTAATATATGTCATGTGCTATGTGTGTTTGTGGTGTTGTGAGTATGTGTGTATTTAGATTATGTGTCATTGATTCTTGAAGGATATAGATAGTCTGTCTTAGAGGCAGATGTTGGTAAAGGTTAATGGAGTCATACAAGTAACAGAAGGAAACATTTTCTGTTTCCCATACAAGTCTACTGTATGAGATATTTTACCTAATGAAAGTCCACTTATTCATTTCTCTCAAGATGTTAATGTACTCTTTCTCTATCATTCTTGATTTTCCAGGTCTTGAACCTGTTCACCAGAGAAAACACTTTAAGCTTTCCAAGAGTCATCTCAATTTAACGCAGATAGTGTCAGGCTAATTAATTACACTTTTGTATTGGGGCCCATTAAAGATGAGTTACGTCTTTAATGTAcggtttttcaaaatatataataaaaacaattttaatttcatcgtTCTCATCTCAAATTAATGTCATTTTAACACGTTTTCATCGTTcaatatatttaacattttaacaCGGCGTTTCCCTTCCAACAAACTTACATTAAATGTCATTTGTATTTAGCAATTACTGGCATTCTTTAGTTTCTTCCAGGAACGAACTACTTCGGTACTGGTGCCACTGGTTTCTGATAAGCCACGCaactaatttatttcaaaaaattataactctGTCGGTTACTGTTCATGAAAATCTAGTGACCGAAAAGTTCATCCACatatatttgtatcaaaatgATTGGCACTGGATAATCCGTGTAAACACATTAACACATTCAGTTTCTTCCTTACATttagagttaaattcaaattcaactgaCTCGATTTTAATTGTAAGTTTGGGTCAATGAAACTCAGAATAATAAGTAGTTATGGCTTGAGCACAAACTCAAGCTATGGGAGGCTCGGCTCAATCCTGAACGAAAagaattaactttaaataattattttaaaatttattttgcacAGCCAACATCTCATTGAATTtacagtgaaaaaaaaaaaaattaaataagttatgGGAGGCTCGGCTCGATCTTGAAAACATTTACAGTATTTTGCACAGCCAACATTTCACTGAATAGCCCACATCCTATATGTTGCCTCGACCATGTTTACAAATGGTGGGAAAAATGAACACAAACTGAAAACTCATCTGATTTCAGAAGTGGATGGGCTTCATTGTCTCTGGTATTTTCTATTAGCAGAAAGATGCAAGCAAATTCAGATCAGAAGAGCTGCGAACTGGCTTACATCGATTGAGAATGTAAGGGAGATTGAATAATTGACCAGTGCCGGGGCACATAGGttggcaaatttttttttttaatatcaagttCTATTAGGTACCGAAAATCCAGGTTGTCAACTTGTTGGTAAACTGCAAGAGATGATTGTTTTTCACAATCTGAGAGTACTATCATTAATACCGATGAACTTCTTTCCTATCAGCCTGTTGATAGTTTTAGCCATGAAATTACTGCTGTCCAGCCATCTATGCTAAAATCTAACGAATGACTGAAGATTCATTCATGAGTGGGGGCAATGAAACTTTTtctatatgttttatattttccttaGATTGCAAGCCAAATCCATGAGAATTTTAGTTGAGTCTTTCCACTTGTTGCTTGTGTTCTTGGGACACTTTGAACTATTGGCGATTTGGGttgaagattatttttgttaaaattatctaCACTGTAATTACTAATGGAGAGGATTTGGAAGTGTTCACTGAAATAAGACATCAATGGTCGCTGGAATAATTCCAGTAGGTGTAACATACATCCATGCATGAATTCATACTCTCAAGGTACATTTGCTTCGGGAGAATgatagattactttgataactatattttattatagacattattttgttttgtttgttaggtaatgaaagatttaataaaactatgaacacttataataaatatctatactaatgtgtcatcatgtgattatgattttgaattaatgataaaataatattaaatcacatgatgacatattatgaTAGGTActcattataagtatatatcATATCACtctataaacaatataataaataatctgattattcTAATATGAAGTgattactaaggtaatattattttttttacaattttatcccttaacaaatttagtttaacatataaaggatatttaagtgaaaaatattccagtatttttttattactatcaaccatatacaatatatatttatacataccaaTTTACACAAACACATCATTAATttatatccattaatttttaaggtaatcTCTCAATAATGTTTGTGTCTCAAACTATAGGGGTATTAGAGTAATAATGTAGCGAGGGATGTCTTAGTAATTAGAGTTATTATGAATGGTCACCTTGGTCATTTTCGGGTGCAGTTTTTGTTTATCTtaaccttaggtatttaaactCTTTTATAATTGAGGGTTttattctcttttcctttttttcattcTCCCTTGTTCTTCTATCTGTCGAAGCTTTGCTAGGGTTTGGTTATTTGTGCCTCTCAGTTTCGATTGATAGCCTCCTCATGTATGAAGATGACAACATGAGGAGATACTATGGTGGGGATCAAAGACTGTTAGTAATTGATGCAAAAATTGATTACGAAAGATTAGTTAAGCCTTTAAGCTTTTGTATGAAAATCGATCTAAGGTgtactcatatatatatatatatatatgaatgaatgtTAAAAacgggtaattaattaaaataagcaaaattttaagcgtttatacgtttttaggctaccctagaaaagttttaccaaaataagcaaatcgtattttttttaccctttttacccttatgttgaaaaaccaagtaaaaatattttttctgagaatgtgcgtcggtttatggcgGTTACGATGGGGGCTAGAGATTTTacactgaaaccctaaatatatcgaattatgtatatggatgtttttgaatgtttcaaacgcttaaaatgatgtagtttcaatgttaatggatgtctggaagtgtagccgttgagagacaaaagcgcacaaatttacagtgtcacgcaaactgcgcaaatttacagtgctgCGTAAACACTGTTTACACCGTGCAAACCTGTTCACATCGCGCAAACATTGTTTACATTgcgcaaaagtagatatcatagtctaTGAACAGTATTTTTTGCGCGATTTTGCAAGTAGTTTGCACGATGTGAAGAGTATTTGCGTGGTTTGCGtgatactgttcacagtttgcatgacactgttcacagtttgcGTGGCACTGTTCACTTTTTGTATGACACTGTTCACTTTTTGCGCTTTTCTCTCTCAACAGCTACACTTTTAGACATctattaacatcgaaactatatcattttaagcgttcgaaacattaaaaaatatccatatacattcgacatatttagggtttaactgtaaaatccctagctaccatcgtaaccgtcataaaccgacgcacattctcagaaaaaatatttttacttggtttttcaacataagggtaaaaagggtaaaaaaaatacggtttgcttattttggtaaaacttttctaaggtggcttaaaaacgtataaacgcttaaaattttgctta
Protein-coding sequences here:
- the LOC123205717 gene encoding fatty acyl-CoA reductase 2, chloroplastic-like produces the protein MTHNLNTHILTTPQTHIAHDIYYLRSKEGLLSKVVPIPGNIGESNLGMDPDLMMEIAQEVDVIINSAANTTFDERFDVAVNINTRGPSRVLDFAKKCKKLCCFIHVSTAYVNIENVGETLNPKSSPLLHPPLDVDAEVKLALDSNLAFHGDEEIARKMKEMGLERARSYGWKNVYEFSKAMGEIIIDKNREEIPVAIVRPSIIESTFEEPFPGWIQGFRMVDPFILAVGKGYLPAFINPETVVDIVPVDMVVNAIISTMAKHGITRKPGLNIYHITSSRVNPVTMKFLFDTFYEHFKSSPIRDMNGKEVKIKRVKFVSSSKEIFSLISKENITKDTNVSPELERKLREKKIEQIRDLMKMYEPYLSSQWFESSDTFKLWEAMSLEEQLSFGFDVKRLDWKDYFSKVHIPGVRKYVFESKLRPKL